Proteins co-encoded in one Kwoniella shandongensis chromosome 12, complete sequence genomic window:
- a CDS encoding eukaryotic translation initiation factor 3 subunit F, giving the protein MSLDTSSSAIHLNLPPTSSSQLRAPNLITVHPSVIASILTHHSRRPTEADSSPRVIGTLMGTRSDNGQEIDVRACFAVPHKEDEQQIAVDMPFQQGMVQLLAKNGAKESIVGWYATHPTLNPYSALIQNYFTGETAPYPSVHLTIDTELDPSGKGLGVKGWVSTSLGLSAKPENCVFLPVPVEIKYAESERAALDLLTGPAPTPSPALPPLPALSSSLSQLSSLIDQTLAYVQSVNAGSQAPNVEVGRYLLEGLGRWSASAGSNEDEGGVKAGLQDTLTVSYLSNLVRSQVELAGRLALLQQQQQVAQ; this is encoded by the exons ATGTCGCTCgatacttcttcctctgctattcacctcaacctccctcctacatcttcttctcagct CCGAGCTCCCAACCTCATCACCGTTCACCCCTCCGTTATCGCCTCCATCCTCACTCATCACTCTCGACGACCTACCGAAGCcgactcttctcctcgagtCATCGGTACTTTGATGGGCACACGATCAGATAACGGACAAGAGATTGACGTTCGAGCATGTTTCGCGGTCCCtcacaaggaggacgagcagcAGATCGCAGTGGACATGCCTTTCCAACAGGGTATGGTTCAGCTTTTGGCTAAGAACGGTGCAAAGGAGTCGATcgttggatg GTACGCTACCCACCCAACTCTCAACCCATACTCCGCCCTCATCCAAAACTACTTTACCGGCGAGACCGCCCCTTACCCCTCTGTGCACTTGACCATCGACACCGAGCTCGACCCTTCCGGTAAAGGTTTGGGTGTGAAAGGATGGGTTTCTACTTCGCTCGGATTGAGCGCCAAGCCTGAGAACTGTGTTTTCTTGCCTGTTCCCGTCGAGATCAAGTATGCCGAGTCTGAACGAGCAGCTT TGGACCTTCTCACTGGTCCCGCAcctactccttctcccgcactccctcctcttcccgcactctcctcttcgctctcccaactctcctccctcatcgACCAAACTCTCGCTTACGTCCAATCCGTCAACGCGGGCTCTCAAGCCCCCAACGTAGAAGTTGGTCGATACCTCCTCGAAGGACTCGGTCGATGGTCCGCGTCTGCTGGGAGtaacgaagatgaaggtggtgtcaagGCCGGTTTGCAAGATACTTTGACAGTGTCGTACTTGTCTAATTTGGTCAGGAGTCAAGTCGAGTTGGCGGGCAGATTGGCCTTGttgcagcaacagcaacaagtGGCGCAGTAA